The Oncorhynchus nerka isolate Pitt River linkage group LG12, Oner_Uvic_2.0, whole genome shotgun sequence genome includes a region encoding these proteins:
- the LOC115138055 gene encoding dnaJ homolog subfamily C member 3-like, with translation MESGRRKGLNGVLSSLSLLCVILDIQLDGVLGATHVEIEQHLEMGRKLLAAGQLAEALSHYHYAVEGDSKNYLTYYKRAAVFLAMGKSKSALPDLTRAIQLKPDFLAARLQRGNILLKQGNTQDAREDFETVLHRSPDQEEARDQLMRANKLEELREEAHAAHHRGDYSTTITVLDRVVELSPWDPESRELRADCYIRLGDPRRAIHDLTPTTQLRNDNRAAFLKLSILHYSLGEHQESLGHVRECLKLDQDDKDCLSHYKQVKKLSKQLDSAEEHIEEARYQEAIAKYESVMRREPNVPYYTNKANERICFCLVKNKMTARAIDICSEAHQRDPRNINVLRDRAEAFILNQDYEKAVEDYQEAREFDMENNEIREGLERAQKLLKLSRKRDYYKILGVNRSANKQEIIKAYRKLAQQWHPDNFREEAKKKEAEKRFIDIASAKEVLTDPEKRQKFDSGEDPLDPESQQGGGGGQGGQGRPFHFNPFESGGNYHFKW, from the exons ATGGAGTCAGGTCGACGGAAAGGTCTCAACGGGGTCCTGTCTTCCTTGTCTCTGCTCTGTGTCATTCTGGACATCCAGTTGGACG GTGTCTTGGGGGCAACTCATGTGGAGATTGAGCAGCACTTGGAGATGGGCCGTAAGCTGTTGGCCGCTGGTCAACTGGCGGAGGCTTTGTCCCACTACCACTATGCAGTGG AGGGAGACTCTAAGAACTACCTCACCTACTACAAGCGGGCAGCTGTGTTTCTGGCCATGGGGAAGTCCAAATCAGCCCTTCCAGATCTGACCAGAGCCATCCAGCTCAAACCAGACTTCCTGGCT gccagactgcagagagggaatATCCTCCTGAAGCAGGGCAACACCCAGGATGCTCGGGAGGACTTTGAGACTGTG cTGCATCGCTCCCCTGACCAGGAGGAGGCACGGGACCAGTTGATGAGGGCCAACAAGCTGGAGGAGCTGCGGGAGGAGGCCCACGCGGCCCACCACAGAGGAGACTACAGCACCACCATCACTGTGCTGGACCGCGTCGTAGAG ctCTCCCCCTGGGACCCTGAGTCACGGGAGCTCCGAGCTGATTGCTACATCCGCCTGGGAGATCCCAGGAGGGCCATCCACGACCTGACTCCCACCACCCAGCTGAGGAATGACAACCGAGCTGCCTTCCTCAAGCTCAGCATCCTGCATTATAGCCTGGGAGAGCACCAGGAGTCACTAGG TCACGTCCGAGAGTGTCTGAAGCTGGACCAGGATGACAAAGACTGTTTGTCCCACTACAAACAGGTGAAGAAGCTCAGCAAGCAGCTGGACTCTGCCGAGGAGCACATCGAGGAGGCGAG GTATCAGGAGGCCATAGCTAAGTATGAGTCGGTGATGAGAAGAGAGCCTAATGTCCCATACTACACCAACAAGGCCAATGAGAGGATCTGCTTCTGCCTGGTCAAG AACAAGATGACTGCTAGGGCAATAGACATCTGTTCTGAAGCCCACCAGAGAGACCCACGCAACATCAACGTCCTCCGAGACAGAGCTGAGGCTTTCATCCTCAACCAGGACTACGAGAAAG CGGTGGAAGACTACCAGGAAGCGAGGGAGTTTGACATGGAGAACAATGAGATCAGGGAAGGTCTGGAGCGAGCCCAGAAACTGCTCAAGCTCTCCCGGAAGAGAGACTATTACAAGATCTTGGGTGTCAATAG GAGTGCCAACAAACAGGAAATCATCAAGGCGTACAGGAAGCTGGCCCAACAGTGGCATCCTGACAACTTCAGGGAGGAGGCAAAGAAGAAGGAGGCGGAGAAAAGGTTCATCGACATCGCCTCTGCTAAAGAGGTGCTCACCGACCCag AAAAGCGTCAGAAATTTGACTCGGGCGAGGACCCCCTGGACCCAGAGAGCCagcagggtggaggagggggtcaGGGTGGCCAAGGACGGCCCTTCCACTTCAACCCCTTCGAGTCCGGCGGCAACTACCACTTCAAGTGGTGA